A single Hippocampus zosterae strain Florida chromosome 19, ASM2543408v3, whole genome shotgun sequence DNA region contains:
- the LOC127592654 gene encoding adhesion G protein-coupled receptor F4-like, with protein MSSTVLVYLLGFLATCYQFSTVCQKTTRVPVPECVAVEGEHTCNCANGYIWSSEVCDKLNCCSDAPCKRNVLAIASVCIAKVQGFLSISPSSRLSNCSVDFEVDLSVKCDLAKLRGVVSTLEGNLGAVFRIKSVGKSKFFWGAGALLRGDARQLHFRDFPSLVGLVTIEPKEAFLPHRSESTLKCTFEEASNSSGWRIKRNEPFELHNGSVVKLHSNCATEEHKSCTAVTLRSVTSLWAGVYECEFTSGTFSHTATTVLRVAPLPEEIYMTAKPVTVDCSKRPSSENVTVDLTATVRDDNETYQVSWSYRGGDEMQSTADSLGYHFKVAISCQEERDAHSVNVTFKNVMDQPKSARLEIPVIYGGDTFCEEEGDLWPKTPDGETVIKRTCPEGRVGYESRTCQGKDWQPVFSNCVSHHLVNLTKAAEVTHASHFDKKYLHPDDPIRRRNRGILHRFVEGQGATAEASIAIFAGLLNSSESNSNGNSADLTASVRILELMAEASERVPLKNAVLHDFTHAASNLLAPTWEGVNDSVVHKLSSSYLGAVERLVKNIQIDRDENNLTTCNLVLNFCPARNCSVTLFGSAVVVTRNGSSGLVKLLGVRNLTDKLQNHFGHTEPSPLLVAATLEDEDEPSLTITLDFFGERAQPRNTFCVYWEPAGRWSEEGCAVANGAGNRTRCVCNHLSAFSALWGFGERAPRNLVVLTTVGLMVSIFSLVLFLLSQFLVWSAVVKTDLSHFYHTVMVNVALFLLLAHCAFLVSSFTDLSQRPAWCRFAAVCKHFFFLAAFCWMLCMSVTLVHHLVFVFKPLSKRVFMFLSGTLGYVCPMLMVGSTYIYCQNSDTPYHDESCWLVPGKAFQSSLSSFLFPVGSIIVTNLGCVAVVIARLTKTPPLDGVETDRRETAKRIVKAVVFLTPVLGLTWIVGYFLYITDRKDPFYTVVNYSFCILNSFQGLSILLSGCLAEQKVRDELLKLIKGDSTKQNEEQKTSTICMKGK; from the exons ATGTCGTCAACCGTGTTAGTGTATCTGCTGGGATTTTTAGCCACGTGCTATCAG ttcagtaCCGTATGTCAAAAAACAACCCGTGTTCCTGTTCCAGAGTGCGTAGCTGTGGAAGGTGAGCACACTTGCAACTGTGCCAATGGCTACATTTGGAGCAGCGAGGTGTGCGACAAGCTCAACTGCTGCAGTGACGCTCCGTGCAAACGCAACGTCTTGGCAATCGCATCGGTTTGCATTGCCAAGGTCCAAG GGTTTTTGAGCATTTCTCCATCTTCAAGGCTGTCCAACTGTTCCGTGGACTTTGAGGTGGATCTTAGCGTCAAATGTGACCTGGCGAAACTCCGAGGCGTCGTGTCGACTTTGGAAGGCAACCTCGGGGCCGTTTTCAGGATCAAATCTGTAGGCAAGTCAAAGTTCTTCTGGGGCGCGGGG GCTTTGCTTCGAGGAGACGCCCGTCAACTCCACTTTCGGGACTTTCCTTCTCTCGTAGGGTTGGTGACCATCGAGCCGAAGGAAGCTTTCCTACCACACCGGTCTGAGTCGACACTGAAATGCACTTTTGAGGAGGCGTCGAACAGCTCGGGTTGGAGAATCAAGCGCAACGAGCCCTTTGAGCTTCACAACGGCAGCGTGGTCAAGCTGCATTCAAACTGCGCCACGGAAGAACACAAGTCTTGCACTGCCGTCACACTTCGAAGCGTAACAAGTCTCTGGGCAG GCGTGTATGAATGCGAATTCACCAGCGGGACGTTCAGTCACACGGCGACGACAGTACTAAGAGTGGCACCTCTGCCCGAAGAGATCTACATGACAGCCAAACCGGTGACTGTGGACTGCTCGAAAAGACCAAGCAGTGAAAATGTGACGGTGGATCTCACGGCCACCGTCCGCGACGACAACGAGACCTATCAAGTCTCCTGGAGCTACAGAGGCGGAGATGAAATGCAAT ccactGCCGATTCTTTGGGCTACCATTTCAAAGTTGCAATCAGCTGCCAAGAAGAGAGGGACGCCCATTCCGTGAATGtcacgtttaaaaacgtcatggATCAACCCAAAAGCGCAAGACTGGAAATTCCGGTCATTTATG GGGGTGACACATTTTGCGAAGAAGAGGGGGATTTGTGGCCAAAGACCCCCGACGGAGAAACGGTGATTAAGCGCACATGTCCGGAAGGCAGAGTCGGCTACGAGTCGCGCACGTGTCAAGGAAAAGATTGGCAGCCGGTGTTCTCCAACTGTGTCAGCCACCATTTGGTCAACCTTACGAAAGCCGCCGAGGTAACGCACGCGTCGCACTTTGACAAGAAGTACTTGCATCCAGATGATCCAATACGCC GCCGCAATCGTGGCATTTTgcat AGGTTCGTGGAAGGACAGGGGGCAACTGCGGAGGCGTCGATTGCTATTTTTGCCGGACTTCTGAACAGTTCCGAGTCAAATTCAAACGGCAACAGCGCCGACCTGACGGCGTCGGTCCGCATTCTTGAGTTGATGGCCGAGGCATCGGAGCGCGTTCCCCTGAAGAACGCAGTCTTGCAC gACTTTACGCACGCAGCAAGTAATCTGTTGGCCCCAACCTGGGAGGGAGTCAACGACTCCGTCGTTCACAAGCTGTCCTCGAGTTACCTCGGGGCGGTGGAACGCTTAGTGAAAAACATCCAAATCGACAGAGACGAAAACAATTTGACCACTTGCAATTTAGTCCTCAACTTCTGCCCCGCCCGCAACTGCAGCGTGACTTTGTTCGGCAGCGCGGTGGTCGTGACAAGAAACGGGTCCTCGGGATTGGTAAAACTACTCGGCGTGAGGAACCTGACGGATAAATTACAAAACCACTTCGGCCACACGGAGCCGTCGCCGCTCTTAGTCGCCGCCACGCTGGAAGACGAGGACGAGCCGTCGCTAACCATCACTTTGGACTTCTTCGGCGAGCGAGCCCAGCCCAGAAACACTTTCTGCGTGTACTGGGAGCCCGCGGGGAGATGGTCCGAAGAAGGCTGCGCGGTGGCGAACGGCGCCGGGAATCGCACCCGCTGCGTGTGCAACCACTTGTCCGCGTTCTCCGCCCTGTGGGGCTTCGGCGAGCGGGCGCCGCGAAACCTCGTGGTCCTCACCACGGTCGGTTTGATGGTGTCCATTTTCTCCCTGGTTCTCTTTCTCCTCAGTCAGTTCCTGGTGTGGTCGGCGGTGGTCAAAACGGACCTTTCGCATTTCTATCACACCGTCATGGTGAACGTGGCCCTTTTTCTCTTGCTGGCCCACTGCGCCTTCTTGGTTTCCTCCTTCACGGATCTTTCCCAGCGTCCCGCCTGGTGCAGATTCGCGGCCGTTTGcaagcatttctttttcttggcgGCGTTCTGTTGGATGCTCTGCATGAGCGTGACGCTGGTCCACCATTTGGTTTTTGTGTTCAAGCCGCTGAGCAAGCGGGTTTTCATGTTCCTCTCCGGCACTTTGGGCTACGTCTGCCCCATGCTCATGGTGGGCTCCACCTACATATACTGTCAAAACAGCGACACGCCTTACCACGACGAAAGTTGTTGGCTGGTTCCCGGGAAAGCCTTCCAGAGCTCCTTGTCCTCTTTTCTCTTCCCGGTGGGAAGCATTATTGTGACAAATCTGGGTTGCGTGGCGGTGGTCATCGCCAGGCTGACCAAGACGCCGCCCCTCGATGGCGTCGAGACAGACCGCCGGGAAACTGCCAAACGCATCGTCAAAGCCGTGGTCTTTTTGACGCCCGTCTTGGGACTGACGTGGATTGTCGGATACTTTTTGTACATCACGGACCGCAAAGATCCCTTTTATACTGTCGTGAACTACAGTTTTTGCATCCTCAATTCCTTTCAG GGACTTTCGATTTTGCTGTCGGGCTGTTTGGCAGAGCAGAAG GTTCGAGATGAACTACTGAAGCTCATCAAG GGGGAttcgacaaaacaaaatgaggaaCAGAAAACATCAACCATATGCATGAAAGGCAAATGA